A section of the Larus michahellis chromosome 1, bLarMic1.1, whole genome shotgun sequence genome encodes:
- the LNP1 gene encoding leukemia NUP98 fusion partner 1, with the protein MDYEEDDDISFAKWMSSFWGHNLIDENEKEGRGHKKRQKRPFSERRASLPARLSSLHTTRLHASTKGSSSGHLKGSKEFQEDQDVKCHCHRKASRTPSADSSSPETRSNSMQEFAESFEKQLHLKSKRSVSLQPEGTKERTERERLHLRKSKSHKRMGEKSEPRRLQKEEEGSEVVSAKLNERFPSQTSTEKSYLCTG; encoded by the exons ATGGACTATGAAGAGGATGATGatatttcctttgcaaaatggATGAGCAGCTTCTGGGGCCACAACTTGATCGATGAGAATGAGAAAGAGGGTAGAGGCCACAAGAAACGTCAGAAACGACCCTTCAGTGAAAGGAGAGCCTCCCTTCCG GCCAGGCTTTCCTCCCTCCATACAACACGACTTCATGCTTCTACCAAAGGCTCATCTTCAGGCCATCTCAAGGGCTCCAAGGAATTTCAAGAAGACCAAGATGTCAAATGCCACTGCCACAGGAAGGCAAGCAGAACACCTTCAGCAGACAGCTCATCCCCAGAGACAAGATCAAACTCCATGCAGGAATTTGCAGAGTCCTTTGAAAAGCAATTGCACCTCAAAAGCAAACGCTCGGTTTCTTTG CAACCTGAAGGCACGAAGGAgagaacagaaagagagagattgCATTTGAGAAAAAGCAAGTCTCACAAGAGAATGGGAGAGAAATCAGAGCCAAGGAGactgcagaaagaagaggaaggttCAGAAGTTGTATCTGCAAAACTCAACGAACGGTTTCCATCACAAACAAGCACTGAGAAAAGTTATTTATGTACAGGCTAG